The genomic interval GGAAGAGAGTGCGTGCGTCCTGGAAAGACTGCTAGGAGAGTCATGAACACCGCAGCACGGCAGCACTTGGCGTGGTTCAAGTCCAGCTACAGCAGCAACGAGGGCGGCAACTGCATCGAAGTTGCCTACGACTGGCGGAAGTCCAGCTACAGCAGCAACGAGGGCGGGGACTGCGTCGAGTTCGCCGCTCACCCCGCCGCCATTCACGTCCGTGACTCCAAGGTCCCCGCCGGTGGCATCCTCACCGTCTCGCCCAGCACTTGGACCGAGTTCCTCAGCCAGGTCACGCGTCCCTCAGTCTGAACGCCGCTCCCCCGACCACCAACAACCCCACCGCGTACGCCGCCAGCACCCCCAACCCCGGCCACGGAGCGATCGCCAGCCTCTCCAGGTTCTTCGTCGCCTGGATGGAGAGGGCCGCCGGCATGGGGGTCCAGCGTTGCAAACGGTGTTGCCAGGTCGGGGAGTTGACCAGGCGGGACAGGATCGGGATCACGTAGAGGACGCCCAGGCCCAGCGTGATCGCGCCGCCCGTGTCGCGGAGCAGGGTCGCCAGGGACAGGCCCAACAGCGTTACCAGGACGAGGATGAGGACCGAGCCGCCCGCCGCTCGGAGCGTCGCGCCGTCCGTGGGGGCGGGGAGGATCAGCCGGGCCAGACCTAGGGCGGACAGCACCGCCAGCGCTCCCGCTGTCGCCGTCAGCAGGGACAGCGTGGCCGCCTTCGATGCCAGTACCCACCACCGCCCCGGCATCGCCGTGAGCGTCGTACGGATCGTGCCCGTGCTGTACTCCGCCCCCATCGACAGCACACCCAGCACCAGGCACACCGACTGGCTCAACTGGACGCCCGTGAGGCTCAGTTTGACCGTGTCCTCGTGGCAGGCCGCCGGTGTCGGGCACACCTGGGTCGTGAGCGACGAGGCCGCCGCCGCGCCGACCGCCGCCGTCAGGGCCACCGTTGCCGCCAGGAGCCACCAAGTGCTGGGCAGGGTACGGAGTTTGGTCCACTCGGCGTGAAGAGAGCTGATCCACCTCACGCGTCCCGCCTCCTTACCGTCCAGGACGCCAGCAGCAGGGCCGCTACCGTCCAGGCCGCCAGGACTGCCAGGCCGTGGTACGGGGTGAGGGGGTAACAGCCGCCCTCCGGAAGGCAGTTGTGGTGGACCTGCGGGTAGTACGTGACCCCCTGCTGGATCGCGAAGGCCGCCGCCGGTGTCACCCTCAGCAGCCACTGCGCCGCCGGAAGCGGCAAGGCCACGGAGAGGATCTGCGGGAGGAGCACCAGGACCACCACCGTCGCGATCGTGCCCGCGCTGCTGCGCAGCACCACGCCCACGGCGAGGGCCAGAACCGCGACCAGGGACAGCAGTACCGCGCTGCCTACGACCGCCCGCAGGGCCGGGTTCTCCAGGAGGGAGAGGTCGGGGAACGCGGGCGGCTTGAAGCCGTTCGAGCGCAGCGTCTTCTGCGCCAGGGTGAAGCCGATTGCCGTAGCCAGCAGGCCTGTTGCGAAGGTGACGGCCCCGATCACCGTCGTCTTCGCCGCCAGCACCTTCAGTCGGGACGGCGTCGCCGTGAACGTCGTACGGATGAGGCCTCGTTTGTATTCGCTCGTCACGAAGAGCGTGCCCAGGGTGGCCATGAAGAGGAGGCCTACGAACACTCCCTGGAAGCTCATCTGGACCATGTCTGGGTTGTTCTCGTCGGGGGCGATGTCTCCCTGGCCGGTGAGGGTGTAGACGCCGGCCGGGGTTACCGTCGACGCGCCCGCCCGTGTGCTCCCCGGCGGGGCGTCGGGGGCGGGGGCGCCGACGTCCGTGGCCGTCCAACTGCCCGTGTCCGACGTGCCGGTGAGGCCGAGGTGGTCGAAGGTGCCGGTGGCCTGGCCGCTGCCCGCCACCGAACTCGTACCGCCGAAGGACCGGTGCACGACCTCATGGTTGGGAGCCGCCAGAAACACGCCCACCTGAACCGTCCTCCCCAGCCCCCCGACCCTCACCTCCCCAAGCCGGGTCCATTTCTCACCGTCTACAGACGCATAGCCGGTTAGTTTTTCCCCCAGCCTTTTCAACCGGAGCCATTGCGGGGCCTTCGTCAGATCGCTGCCCGGCCCCGCCATGTCGTGGGTGAAGTTCCACTGCATACGGACGCCGTGCGCGGGCGTCGCCAGCACCGCCGCGTACGGCGCCCCCTGCTTCAGGCTCTCCTTGACGATGATCCCGGCCTTGGTCCAGGGCTCCAGCGACTGCCCGGAGGCGCTCTTCAACCCGGTGACCCGGGCCGTGACCGTACCGTCGCCGGTCAACGGCCGGTGGACGAACCGGAAGGCGTCGTTGACGACCTCGCCCCCCGGCCCGAGCACAACCGGCGGACCCCCACCGACAGTTGACCCACTGGCACCCAGCTGACAGACCACGACCACGACCACACCGGCGAT from Streptomyces sp. NBC_01288 carries:
- a CDS encoding DUF397 domain-containing protein translates to MNTAARQHLAWFKSSYSSNEGGNCIEVAYDWRKSSYSSNEGGDCVEFAAHPAAIHVRDSKVPAGGILTVSPSTWTEFLSQVTRPSV
- a CDS encoding ABC transporter permease — translated: MRWISSLHAEWTKLRTLPSTWWLLAATVALTAAVGAAAASSLTTQVCPTPAACHEDTVKLSLTGVQLSQSVCLVLGVLSMGAEYSTGTIRTTLTAMPGRWWVLASKAATLSLLTATAGALAVLSALGLARLILPAPTDGATLRAAGGSVLILVLVTLLGLSLATLLRDTGGAITLGLGVLYVIPILSRLVNSPTWQHRLQRWTPMPAALSIQATKNLERLAIAPWPGLGVLAAYAVGLLVVGGAAFRLRDA